The region TATTCGTTTTATGAGCCGGAGGAGCGGCACCGTTCGTTCGGCACCTATATGATCCTCGACCACATCGAGCGTGCCCGCCGTCTCGGCCTGCCGCATGTCTATCTTGGCTATTGGGTCGAGGGCTCACGGAAAATGGACTATAAGGCGCGCTTCCTACCGCAAGAGCGGCTCGGGATGAATGGCTGGGAGCGGGTGGAATAGCTCCGCGTCCCGCTTGCGTCATGCCTCAGCCGAATTTGTTGTTCTTAGGAAAGCCTTTCGGCGGCAGGCGACCAGCTTCGGCCCGGTTGCCCAGCCAATCGCGTAACTCGCGGGGGCCGACGTTGAATGTCCGGCCAGCCGAATCCTTCCATGTCAAGCCGTCCTTAAGCGAAAACACCTGGGCGTCGCTGATGCCGCCGTCCCGGTATTTTTGCAGGCGGACACCCTTGCCGCGCGGCATCTCCGGCAATTGCGCAAGCGGGAATATGAGCAGCTTGCGGTTCTCGCCGATCACCGCCACATGATCGCCCTCGGCGGGAATGACGAGGGCCGCCGTCGCTGGCTTGTCGGTGTTGAGGAGCAGTTTGCCTTTGCGGGTGCCACCCGCCATCTCGTCCTGAGTGGCGACAAAACCCCGGCCATCGCTCGCCGCGGCCAGCATTTTTTGGCCCGCAGCATAGGGAAAGACAGCAATGATCGTCTCCCCTTCCGCGATATCGGCCATCAGGCGGATAGGCTCGCCCTGGCCGCGCCCGCCTGGCAGTTTGCTCGCCTCAAGCGTGAAAATCCTGCCGTCGCTTGCGAGCACAAGAATTTTCGACGTGGTCTCGGCAAAAAACGAAACGGATAATGTGTCGTCGCCCTTGAACTGGAGCGCGCTCAGATCCTCGACATGGCCTTTGAGGGCGCGGATCCAGCCTTTCTCCGACACCACGATCGTGACCGACTCACGCTCGATCATCGCCCCGGCGATGTCGCCGGTGGCGATATCCGGAAGATCGCCAAAACTGGTCCGGCGGCGGCCAATTTTTGTGTCTGGACCGTACTTCTTCTTGAGATCGCGGATTTGCCCGGCGACCGCTTTCCATTGCTTGGCTTCATCGCCGAGCAATGCTTCGATCTCGCGCTTTTCCTTGGCCAAATCATCGTTTTCCCGGCGCAACTGCATTTCCTCGAGGCGCCGTAAGCCGCGCAGCCGCGTGTCGAGGATATAGGTTGCTTGCACATCGGAAAGATCGAAGCTTGCCTTCAATTCCTGTTTTGGATCGTCCGCCTCGCGGATGATGGCGATCACCCGGTCGAGATTGAGGAAGACGATGAGCATGCCGGCAAGAACTTCGAGGCGGTGCACGATCTCGGCCTGCCGGTGGCGCGAGCGGCGCAGCAAAACGTCGCGGCGATGGTCGAGCCATTGCCGCAAGGCCTCCTTCAAGGACACGACGCGCGGCACGACGCCATCGGCGAGGAGATTCATATTCAGCGGAAACCGGCTCTCCAGCTCGGTGAGCTTGAAGAGCTGCTCCATCATCATTTCGGGATCGACGGTGCGCGCGCGCGGCTCGATGACGACCCTTATATCCTCGGCGGATTCATCACGGATATCGGCGACAAGAGGCAGTTTTTTATCGTTGAGGAGCTCGGCGATCTTTTCGATGAGCTTCGATTTCTGCACCATGTAGGGAATTTCGGTGACGACCACGGCCCAGACGCCACGGCTGCCTTCTTCCCTCGTCCAGCGCGCCCGCAGGCGGAACGACCCGCGTCCAGTGCGATAGGCTTCTGCGATCGATTCGCGCGGTTCAACCAAAATACCGCCGGTCGGGAAATCCGGCCCCGGCACGAACTGCAGCAATTGATCCGGTGTTGAGTTCTTATGCGCGATGAGATGGAGCGCGGCGTCGCAAAGCTCGGCGAGGTTGTGCGGCGGAATGGAGGTTGCCATGCCGACCGCGATACCCTGGGCGCCATTCGCCAGCAGGTTCGGCAGAGCGGCCGGCAAAACGACCGGCTCGTTTTGATCGCCCGAATAATTCTCGCGGAAATCGACCGCATCCTCGTCGATGCCTTCGAGCAACAGCCGAGCAACATCCGTCATCCGCGCTTCGGTGTAACGATAGGCGGCGGCGCCATCGCCATCGATATTGCCGAAATTGCCCTGGCCATCGATGAGCGGATAGCGGGATGAAAAATCCTGGGCGAGGCGGACAAGCGCATCATAGATCGCCTGATCGCCGTGCGGATGGAAAGAGCCCATCACATCGCCGACGATTTTCGCGCATTTCTTGAAGGCGGCGCCGGGATCGAGCCGCAAAATATGCATACCATAGAGGATGCGCCGGTGGACCGGTTTCAGCCCGTCACGGGCATCGGGCAAGGCCCGCCCCATGATGGTCGAAAGCGCATAGGCAAGATACCGCTCTTCGAGCGCCTCGCGCAGATTGACGTCTTCGGCCCTTCCGGCAGACGGCGGCGGCGTGATGTGTTTTCCCATGCGGGAGGCCTAGACGACGCGCAGTGGCAAATCAAGTTCCGTGTTTGTTCTTTAAAGGTTTATGCACGGAATGACGAACGGAAATGCTGCTGTCTGTACTTCGGCGGCGCCTGCCCACGCCCAGAGATGCTTTACGCGCGCTTTATCGACGATAAACGGCCATTTGGGTTCCGCCTATCCGTCCCCGGCATATCCGCCCAAAGCGATATATTTTTTTCGTACCCGCTGCACGGCTTCCTTGACGAGCGGATCGAGACCCTCGCCACCTTCTTCCAAATGCTGGAAGATTTTTTTGCGCATGCTCAACGCCCAGAATTTGGCGATGTGATTGGCGATCCCGGCGACCGCCTTCTCGTGCTCTTGAGGCGCGAAAAATTTGCCGATTTGATTTGCCATATAAATCAGCTTTTTGGGCGAGGACGGGTCATGCGACATGGTGCTGGGCTCGATCGATGATGCGTTGGGGATGGGTGAAAACTTCGAAGTCCTGGCCGCGCGCGATTGCCACAAGGGTGAGTCCGCTGGCCTCCGCAAGACGGACCCCGGCCGCCGTCGGTACCGAAACGGCGGCAACGACAGGCGCGCCAAGCCGCGCGGCTTTTTGAATGAGTTCAATCGAGACACGGCTCGTCAAAAGCACGATGCCATGCGCGGCCGCCTCCCCTGCCCGCACGAGCGCGCCGATGAGTTTGTCGAGCGCATTGTGGCGGCCGACATCCTCCCGCACGGCGGCAAGGCCGCGCGAGGGAACCCAAAAGCCTGCGGCATGAACGGCGTGCGTTTCGCGATTGAGCTTTTGGCCGGATGATAGGGAAGCCATTGCCGCGACGATAGCGCTGGAATCGAAACGGCTCGCATTGGAGACGACGGGTGCCGGGCGCGCCGCTTCCTCAAGGCTTTCGATCCCGCAGAGCCCGCAGCCGGTCGGCCCCGCCATGCTCCGGCGGCGGGCGGCATAGGTTTTCGCACGGTTTTCCGGGAGCCATATACGGAGTTCGATGCCAAGCGGCGTTGTGACGATGTCGAGGCTGGCGATTTCGCTCGGAGCCTCGATCAGGCCCTCGGTGAGCGCAAAACCAATGGCAAAATCCTCCAAATCCGCAGGCGTCGCCATCATCACAGCATGGGTCGTGCCGTTGAAGGTGAAAGCGATCGCCGTCTCTTCCGGCACGGAGCGCACAGAAGGCGACACCTCGCCCTCCCGCCACGCGAGGCAAGCGACGCTGTGGGAAGGCGGCGGCAAGGGACTGCCACCGTCGTCAATGGTGTCTCCGGTCATTCCGCCGCTTCGGTGACCTCAGCGATGCGGCGGCTCTGCTCGGCCTGTTCGCGATACCGCTCTTGCCAATCCGTCGGCCCGTTCGAGCGCGAAATTTGCACGGCTGTGACCTTGAATTCCGGACAATTGGTTGCCCAATCGGAGAAATCGGTGGTCACGACATTGGCCTGGGTGGTCGGATGATGGAAGGTCGTATAAACGACGCCCGGCGCCACACGATCGGTGACCAGCGCACGCAGGGTCGTCTCCCCGGCGCGGCTTGCGACCTTCACCCAATCGCCCTCATTGACGCCGCGTTGTTCGGCATCGTGCGGATGGATCTCGAGACGGTCCTCATCGTGCCAGGCGACATTGGCGGTGCGGCGCGTCTGGGCTCCGACGTTATAATGGCTGAGAATCCGCCCGGTCGTCAGCAGGAGGGGATAACGCGGCCCGGTCCGCTCGTCCGTCGCCACATATTCGGTGAGGACGAACTTGCCCTTGCCTCTCTTGAAGCCGCCGATGTGCATGATTGGCGTGCCATGTGGGGCGCTCTCATTGCAAGGCCATTGGATCGATTCGGTTTCGAGCCGGGCATAGGAAACACCCGCGAAGCTCGGCGTTGTCGCCGCGATTTCGTCCATGATTTCGCTCGGGTGGCTGTAACGCATCGGCACGCCCATGGCCTCGGCGAGCTTCACCGTGATTTCCCAATCGGCATAGCCGTTCTTGGGGCTCATCACTTTGCGGACACGGCCAATGCGGCGCTCTGCATTGGTGAAGGTCCCGTCCTTTTCGAGGAAGGTCGAACCCGGCAGGAAGACATGGGCGTAATTCGCCGTTTCGTTGAGGAAGAGATCCTGGACGATCACGCATTCCATCGCGGCAAGACCGGCCGAGACATGATGAGTGTCCGGGTCAGATTGGAGAATATCCTCGCCCTCGATATAAATGCCCTTGAACGTGCCCTCGACAGCGGCATCCAGCATGTTGGGAATGCGCAGTCCCGGCTCCTTGTCGAGCGTGACGCCCCAGAGTTTCTCATAAATGGCACGCGCGTTATCATCGGAAATGTGCCGGTAGCCCGCGAGTTCATGCGGGAAGGACCCCATGTCGCAGGCACCCTGCACATTGTTCTGGCCGCGCAGCGGATTGACACCCACTCCATTGCGGCCAAGGTTTCCAGTCGCCAGCGCGAGATTGGCGATCGCGAGAACCGTGGTCGAACCCTGGCTGTGCTCGGTGACGCCGAGCCCATAATAGATCGCCGCATTGCCGCCGCTGGCATAGAGCCGAGCCGCCTTGCGAATGAGATCGGCGGGAACACCGGAGACTTTTTCGACCGCTTCCGGGCTATGCCGCGGCTCGGAGACAAAACCGGCCCAGTCCTGGAACTCCGACCAATCGCAGCGCTCGCGCACGAACGTCTCGTCGACGAGACCCTCGGTCACGATCACATGGGCGAGTGCGGTCAGCACCGCGACATTGGTGCCGGGCTGCAAAGGCAAATGATAATCGGCCTCGACATGCGGTGTCCGCACGAGATCGATCCGGCGCGGATCGAGAACAATCAATTTCGCGCCCTCGCGCAGCCGCCGTTTCATGGCCGACGCAAACACTGGATGGCCATCTGTCGGATTGGCACCGATCACCATGATGACGTCGGACTCATCGACCGAATCGAAATCCTGCGTCCCGGCCGATGTACCAAACGCCGTGCCAAGGCCGTAACCGGTCGGGGAATGGCAGACGCGCGCACAAGTATCGACATTGTTGTTGCCAAAACCGGCGCGGACAAGTTTCTGGATGAGATAGGTCTCTTCATTAGTGCAGCGAGACGAGGTGATCGCACCGACGGACGTTTTACCATATTTCGTCTGAATGCGTTTGAACTCGGATGCCGCATAGGCGAAGGCTTCGTCCCAGGAGACTTCCCGCCAAGGGTCCGAGACCTTGGCGCGGATCATCGGCTTAAGAATGCGATCCCTGTGGGTCGCATAGCCCCAAGCGAAGCGCCCCTTGACGCAGGAATGGCCGTGGTTGGCCTTGCCGTCCTTATAGGGAACCATGCGGACGAGTTCCTCGCCGCGCATCTCAGCCTTGAAGCTACAGCCGACACCGCAATAGGCGCAGGTCGTAACCGCCGAATGTTCGGCTTGGCCAATCTCGATCACCGATTTTTCGATGAGCGTGGCGGTTGGGCACGCCTGAACGCAAGCGCCGCAAGAGACGCATTCCGATTCGAGGAAGGGCTCTGCCTGCCCCGCCGACACCCGGCTGCCGAAGCCCCGCCCGTCAATCGTCAGTGCGAAGGTGCCTTGTACTTCCTCGCAGGCGCGAACACAGCGATTGCAGACGATGCATTTCGATGGGTCGTAGCTAAAGTAAGGATTGGATTCGTCTTTTTTGTCGGCAAGGTGATTGTGGCCCTCGTAGCCGTAGCGCACATCACGCAACCCGACATTGCCGGCCTCAGTCTGCAATTCGCAATTGCCATTGGCGGCGCAGGTAAGGCAATCGAGTGGATGATCGGAGATGTAGAGCTCCATCACGCCTTTGCGCAGGGCTTTCAACCGGTTGGTCTGGGTGTGAACCACCATGCCCGGCATGACTGGCGTCGTACAGGAGGCGGGGGTGCCGTTGCGCCCCTCGATCTCAACAAGACAGAGCCGGCAAGAGCCGAACGATTCAAGCATATCCGTGGCACAGAGTTTCGGGATTTTGGTGCCGGCCTCCATCGCCGCCCGCATGATGGACGTGCCTTCTGGAACTTGCGTCTCAATCCCGTCGATGGTCAGCGTGACCATTTTCTCCGACGGCGAGGCAGGCGTTCCGTAATCGATCTCGGTAATCAGTGGCATGGTAGCCTCCTCACTCCGCCGCGGCGAGAACGCGCGGCGTGAAATCTTCCCTAAAATGGCGTACGGCGCTCATCACGGGATAGGGCGCAAATCCCCCAAGGGCGCAGAGTGAACCGAATTTCATCGTGTTGCAAAGGTCTTCGAGGAGAATCATGTTTTCGTCGGGCCTAACGCCGGCGAGCACACGATCCACGACCTCGACACCCCGGGTCGAGCCAATCCGGCACGGGGTGCATTTGCCGCAACTTTCGATGGCGCAAAACTCCATCGCGAACCGCGCCATGATTGCCATGTCGACCGTATCGTCGAAAATAACGATACCGCCGTGGCCGATCAGCCCGTCGCGCGCGGCGAAGGCCTCGTAATCAAAAGGTGTATCGAACAGCGCGCGGGGGAAATACGCGCCCAGCGGGCCGCCGCATTGCACCGCCCGCACCGGACGCCCGCTCAACGTGCCGCCGCCGATTGTATCGACGATTTCGCCAAGGGTCAGCCCGAAAGCGGTCTCATAAAGACCGCCATAACGGACGTTCCCGGCGATCTGGATCGGCATTGTCCCGCGCGAACGCCCAAACCCGAAACCGGCATAAAAATCGGCGCCGCGATCGAGAACCGTCGGCACTGCCAGAAGTGACAAGACATTGTTGATGACGGTGGGCTTGCCAAACAGCCCCTTATGAGCAGGAAGCGGCGGTTTTGCCCGGACGATGCCGCGCTTGCCTTCGAGACTGTCGAGAAGCGCGGTCTCCTCACCGCAGACATAGGCGCCTGCGCCCATCCGCAATTCGAGCTCGAAGGCATAGCCGGAACCCAGAATGTCCTGGCCGAGATAGCCCGCCTCCCGGGCAATCCGCAGAGCCTCCGAAAATGTCTTTGCGGCATGCGGATATTCCGAGCGGCAATAAACATAGCCCTTGGTCGCGCCGACACCGATGCCGCAAATCGCCATGCCCTCGATCAGGGCAAAGGGATCCCCCTCGACAATCATGCGGTCGGCGAAGGTGCCACTGTCCCCTTCGTCGAAGTTGCAGACGACATATTTGCGGTCAGCCTGAGTGTCGGCGACGGTCTTCCATTTGATGCCCGTCGGAAAACCGGCGCCGCCGCGGCCGCGAAGCCCGGATTTCGTCACCTCGGCGACAATCGCCTGGGGGCCGATCGCGATGGCGTTTTTGAGCCCTTTCCAGCCGTCATGCGCGGCGTAATCAGCCAAGGAAAGCGGATCGATGATGCCGCAGCGGGCGAAAGTGAGCCGCGTCTGGCCCGAAAGAAACGGATGCTCCTCCGGCTTGCCAATGCGAAGGGGATGCGCTCCGCCAGTGACAAAGCCTGCATCAAAGAGAGGGGCAACGTCGGCAACCGCTACCGGGCCATAGCCGATACGCCCCTGTGCCGTCTCGACCTCGATCAGCGGCTCCAGAAAAAACATCCCGCGCGAGCCCGTCCGGACGATCTCGACGGCAACGCCCCGCGCGCGCGCTTCAGCCGCGATCTTCGCGGCGACCTTATGAGCGCCCATGGCGATCGCGGCAACATCCTGAGGAACGAAAATACGCGTCATGACGCGTACGCCTCTTCGAGAATTTCGGTAATTTTGCCGGCATTGAGACGGCCGTGCGGTTCCCCATCGAGGAGCCCGGAGGGGGAGTTGGCGCAAAGTCCGAGGCAATAGACAGGCTCAACCGTCAAATCGCCATCATGCGTGGTTCCGTGCCAGCCAACCCCAAGATTGTTAAGAACGGTTGCCGCCAAAGCCTCGCTGCCGACGCTCTGACAGGCTTCGCCTCGGCAAAGCTGCAACACGTGACGCCCGCAAGGGGCGTCACGGAAATCATGGTAGAATGTTACGACTCCATGCACTTCCGCACGCGACAGGTTGAGCGCGTCGGCAATAAGGGGAACGGCGTCGGTGTGGATATGACCGAATTCTTCTTGCAACGCGTGCAGAATCGGAAGCATCGGACCCTCAAGCTCGATGTGTTCGGCGATGATTTCCTGTGCGCGCTCTGCATTCCAAGGGGAAGCTTCAGGCATGCGTTTCCCGTCCGTTCTTTTTATGGCATCATAACTATGAGGTCTAGGCAGCCAAAGATCAATAAGCCAGTCTTGTACTCTTATAGAAAACTTCTATCAATCTAGGTCAGCCATGCTGCAATAGCCCATCAATTGGGTTTGGGCATCGCCAGCTTGCTCGCTTCGGCGGCGAGTGCCCTCGTGAGCGGCGGAATGGGCTCGCGGCGCGGCGACACCAGACCGATCGTATAAATTTCCTGTGGTTCGACGATGGGGATTGCGCGCAAAGGTTCACTCACGCTGAGCATACTGGCGAGCATTTCGGAGACAACGCAGGCGTAGCGGCCAATCCGGACATGCGCAAACAACACGAGCATGGAGTTCGATTCGACTGGCGGCGCCGCAGGATTGACCAGCAACTGGTCGATAATGCGGCGGTTTTGCATATCGGGAGTGAGCAGGCAAAGGGGAATGCGGGCCACATCCGCCCAAGTCACTTTCTCGCGCTCGCCATAACGGCTCCCGGCGCGGGTCAAAAGCTGATAACGCTCGCGATAAAGCGGCACGGTTTGGATATCCCCGAGCGGTTCATTGTCGAGATAGGTGAGGCCAGCGTCGATTTGAAAATCGTCGAGCATCGACAGGATTTCGCGCGACGTTTTGGAAAGCACCGTGAATCGCACGCCAGGATGCTTCGCCCGGAACGGGATGGTCAGTTCCGCCGCCATTGGGAGCGCGGTAGGAACCGCGGCCAGCGTCAGATGCCCGGAAAGCGCGGTCTTCGCGGCATACACATCCTGACGCATGGCGCGCGCGTCGCTGACAATGCGCCGGCCCCATTCCAGCACACGCTCGCCTTCCGCCGTCAGCCCATAATAGCGCGAACTCCGGTTGACGAGCAGCACACCCAATGTTTCTTCAAGCTGCTTGATGCCGGCCGACAAAGTGGGCTGCGTCACCCCGCAACTTTCAGCAGCGCGGCTGAAATTGCGTTCGCGTGCCAGCGCGATCAGAAACTCAAGCTTGTCGATCATCTCGACGCGCTGGTTTCAAACGCCAGGTTTTGTGCCCGTAAAGCGGCCTCACGGCGGTGGAAAGCCGTGATAAAGGCGGCATGGCTCCAGGCGAGACTTTTTGCCGATGTCTGGGCGCCGGTCGCCTGGTCGAATTGCTCCGAAAGCTCACCGGATGCTGGCGTATAGGCCGCGACGGTCGCCATGAATTGATCCCCGCGCCGGAGCAAAGCCTGAAAATGGTGTTTCTGATCCGCATCTTCCGAAATACCCAGCCGGGCCAAAGACGCCGTATTCCCCATCATCAGCCGCGGACCAGTGCCCGCAGCCACTTCCGCCAGCAAATAATAAAATTCAGCCGCGCCGAGCGTCGAAAAATAATAAGCGCCGCCGCTGAAATATTTGTCGCCAGCATAACGCCCCAGGGCGGGGCCAAGATTTTCCGGCCGGTTCCGGTTGATCTCATAGCTCACGCTGAATAGATCCTCGAGCCGGGTCAAGGTCGCCATGACCTTGGGATCTTGCACGCTATGCGCCCCCTCCCTTCGGCCTGCATGGATGATTGCAAGGATCACCGCGAAATCGAGGCCCTTGCCAGGTGCCGGATTGACGGTATCCCGGCGGCTTTCGTAAAAACCTGCCTCCGCGTTCCAATATTCATTGAGCGATTGGAGGATCTCCCCCGCCTCCGTCAGGCAGGAGTGGCCAGCCTCCTCCATCCCCAACTCTTGCATCCATCGCGCGCCGCCGGCGAGCGCCACATGCTGCAGCAGCCGCGTATAGTAATGCTGGCCTAGTTCCTCTTCCCACAAATCGAAACAGGGTTCGCGCCAATGCTCAAGGGTAAAGCGAAGATCCGTCTCGATCAGCGCGCGCAAGGCCACGCGGGCCGCGGATTCGAGGCCTTTCACAGGCCAGTAGCGCATCAGGACGATGGCCCGCGCCGCAGGACCATCATGTTGCGGGCGCGACCATTTGCTGATGTCGAGCGTCGCGTCGGGATTGAAGCGAGGCTCGCCAAGCACGCGATCCCCGGCAATCGCACGAAGCTCGTTGTCGCCGCGAACGAATTGCAAAAAAGCCGGATCGATCTTTTTCCTGAAATCACCGGACTCGCTTAGAAACATGCCGCCATCGAGCCGGTTGAGGGAGAGGCTGAACGCGACAAATTCCTGGAAACGTGAGAGCCCCTCTCCGGCGGCACTTCCCTCTGTAATCACATGCCGCAAGGCATCGATGACCATCGCCGAATCGCGCAGCCAATGGAAAAAATAGTCCGGCTCAGGATCCCAGGAGCCAAGAGCGGTCGACGCCACAACCGAACCAGGCAGAGGCCGGATCGTCTGCCCGAACCCGCGCCGCTCCTTGACGATATACGTGGCCGAAATCGCACTCAGCATCGCCGTCACGGAGAGAGGGTATTGCCGTGCCATCCATGTGTGCAGCCGACTTTCTTCCCCTTCCGCTGGAACGCTCCCGGTTCCTGCCCCGCCCCTCGTCATGGCTTTTCTCCTAGCTCACAAGCGGGCTTGTAAATCCAAGGCGCTTCAGGCCCTCCGCGATATCGGGGTCGGCCATGAACA is a window of Methylocapsa sp. D3K7 DNA encoding:
- a CDS encoding formate dehydrogenase subunit gamma, giving the protein MPEASPWNAERAQEIIAEHIELEGPMLPILHALQEEFGHIHTDAVPLIADALNLSRAEVHGVVTFYHDFRDAPCGRHVLQLCRGEACQSVGSEALAATVLNNLGVGWHGTTHDGDLTVEPVYCLGLCANSPSGLLDGEPHGRLNAGKITEILEEAYAS
- a CDS encoding NADH-quinone oxidoreductase subunit NuoF, producing MTRIFVPQDVAAIAMGAHKVAAKIAAEARARGVAVEIVRTGSRGMFFLEPLIEVETAQGRIGYGPVAVADVAPLFDAGFVTGGAHPLRIGKPEEHPFLSGQTRLTFARCGIIDPLSLADYAAHDGWKGLKNAIAIGPQAIVAEVTKSGLRGRGGAGFPTGIKWKTVADTQADRKYVVCNFDEGDSGTFADRMIVEGDPFALIEGMAICGIGVGATKGYVYCRSEYPHAAKTFSEALRIAREAGYLGQDILGSGYAFELELRMGAGAYVCGEETALLDSLEGKRGIVRAKPPLPAHKGLFGKPTVINNVLSLLAVPTVLDRGADFYAGFGFGRSRGTMPIQIAGNVRYGGLYETAFGLTLGEIVDTIGGGTLSGRPVRAVQCGGPLGAYFPRALFDTPFDYEAFAARDGLIGHGGIVIFDDTVDMAIMARFAMEFCAIESCGKCTPCRIGSTRGVEVVDRVLAGVRPDENMILLEDLCNTMKFGSLCALGGFAPYPVMSAVRHFREDFTPRVLAAAE
- a CDS encoding formate dehydrogenase subunit delta; protein product: MSHDPSSPKKLIYMANQIGKFFAPQEHEKAVAGIANHIAKFWALSMRKKIFQHLEEGGEGLDPLVKEAVQRVRKKYIALGGYAGDG
- a CDS encoding LysR family transcriptional regulator, coding for MIDKLEFLIALARERNFSRAAESCGVTQPTLSAGIKQLEETLGVLLVNRSSRYYGLTAEGERVLEWGRRIVSDARAMRQDVYAAKTALSGHLTLAAVPTALPMAAELTIPFRAKHPGVRFTVLSKTSREILSMLDDFQIDAGLTYLDNEPLGDIQTVPLYRERYQLLTRAGSRYGEREKVTWADVARIPLCLLTPDMQNRRIIDQLLVNPAAPPVESNSMLVLFAHVRIGRYACVVSEMLASMLSVSEPLRAIPIVEPQEIYTIGLVSPRREPIPPLTRALAAEASKLAMPKPN
- a CDS encoding glycoside hydrolase family 15 protein is translated as MTRGGAGTGSVPAEGEESRLHTWMARQYPLSVTAMLSAISATYIVKERRGFGQTIRPLPGSVVASTALGSWDPEPDYFFHWLRDSAMVIDALRHVITEGSAAGEGLSRFQEFVAFSLSLNRLDGGMFLSESGDFRKKIDPAFLQFVRGDNELRAIAGDRVLGEPRFNPDATLDISKWSRPQHDGPAARAIVLMRYWPVKGLESAARVALRALIETDLRFTLEHWREPCFDLWEEELGQHYYTRLLQHVALAGGARWMQELGMEEAGHSCLTEAGEILQSLNEYWNAEAGFYESRRDTVNPAPGKGLDFAVILAIIHAGRREGAHSVQDPKVMATLTRLEDLFSVSYEINRNRPENLGPALGRYAGDKYFSGGAYYFSTLGAAEFYYLLAEVAAGTGPRLMMGNTASLARLGISEDADQKHHFQALLRRGDQFMATVAAYTPASGELSEQFDQATGAQTSAKSLAWSHAAFITAFHRREAALRAQNLAFETSASR
- the fdhD gene encoding formate dehydrogenase accessory sulfurtransferase FdhD, which gives rise to MTGDTIDDGGSPLPPPSHSVACLAWREGEVSPSVRSVPEETAIAFTFNGTTHAVMMATPADLEDFAIGFALTEGLIEAPSEIASLDIVTTPLGIELRIWLPENRAKTYAARRRSMAGPTGCGLCGIESLEEAARPAPVVSNASRFDSSAIVAAMASLSSGQKLNRETHAVHAAGFWVPSRGLAAVREDVGRHNALDKLIGALVRAGEAAAHGIVLLTSRVSIELIQKAARLGAPVVAAVSVPTAAGVRLAEASGLTLVAIARGQDFEVFTHPQRIIDRAQHHVA
- the parC gene encoding DNA topoisomerase IV subunit A, with the translated sequence MGKHITPPPSAGRAEDVNLREALEERYLAYALSTIMGRALPDARDGLKPVHRRILYGMHILRLDPGAAFKKCAKIVGDVMGSFHPHGDQAIYDALVRLAQDFSSRYPLIDGQGNFGNIDGDGAAAYRYTEARMTDVARLLLEGIDEDAVDFRENYSGDQNEPVVLPAALPNLLANGAQGIAVGMATSIPPHNLAELCDAALHLIAHKNSTPDQLLQFVPGPDFPTGGILVEPRESIAEAYRTGRGSFRLRARWTREEGSRGVWAVVVTEIPYMVQKSKLIEKIAELLNDKKLPLVADIRDESAEDIRVVIEPRARTVDPEMMMEQLFKLTELESRFPLNMNLLADGVVPRVVSLKEALRQWLDHRRDVLLRRSRHRQAEIVHRLEVLAGMLIVFLNLDRVIAIIREADDPKQELKASFDLSDVQATYILDTRLRGLRRLEEMQLRRENDDLAKEKREIEALLGDEAKQWKAVAGQIRDLKKKYGPDTKIGRRRTSFGDLPDIATGDIAGAMIERESVTIVVSEKGWIRALKGHVEDLSALQFKGDDTLSVSFFAETTSKILVLASDGRIFTLEASKLPGGRGQGEPIRLMADIAEGETIIAVFPYAAGQKMLAAASDGRGFVATQDEMAGGTRKGKLLLNTDKPATAALVIPAEGDHVAVIGENRKLLIFPLAQLPEMPRGKGVRLQKYRDGGISDAQVFSLKDGLTWKDSAGRTFNVGPRELRDWLGNRAEAGRLPPKGFPKNNKFG
- the fdhF gene encoding formate dehydrogenase subunit alpha, which translates into the protein MPLITEIDYGTPASPSEKMVTLTIDGIETQVPEGTSIMRAAMEAGTKIPKLCATDMLESFGSCRLCLVEIEGRNGTPASCTTPVMPGMVVHTQTNRLKALRKGVMELYISDHPLDCLTCAANGNCELQTEAGNVGLRDVRYGYEGHNHLADKKDESNPYFSYDPSKCIVCNRCVRACEEVQGTFALTIDGRGFGSRVSAGQAEPFLESECVSCGACVQACPTATLIEKSVIEIGQAEHSAVTTCAYCGVGCSFKAEMRGEELVRMVPYKDGKANHGHSCVKGRFAWGYATHRDRILKPMIRAKVSDPWREVSWDEAFAYAASEFKRIQTKYGKTSVGAITSSRCTNEETYLIQKLVRAGFGNNNVDTCARVCHSPTGYGLGTAFGTSAGTQDFDSVDESDVIMVIGANPTDGHPVFASAMKRRLREGAKLIVLDPRRIDLVRTPHVEADYHLPLQPGTNVAVLTALAHVIVTEGLVDETFVRERCDWSEFQDWAGFVSEPRHSPEAVEKVSGVPADLIRKAARLYASGGNAAIYYGLGVTEHSQGSTTVLAIANLALATGNLGRNGVGVNPLRGQNNVQGACDMGSFPHELAGYRHISDDNARAIYEKLWGVTLDKEPGLRIPNMLDAAVEGTFKGIYIEGEDILQSDPDTHHVSAGLAAMECVIVQDLFLNETANYAHVFLPGSTFLEKDGTFTNAERRIGRVRKVMSPKNGYADWEITVKLAEAMGVPMRYSHPSEIMDEIAATTPSFAGVSYARLETESIQWPCNESAPHGTPIMHIGGFKRGKGKFVLTEYVATDERTGPRYPLLLTTGRILSHYNVGAQTRRTANVAWHDEDRLEIHPHDAEQRGVNEGDWVKVASRAGETTLRALVTDRVAPGVVYTTFHHPTTQANVVTTDFSDWATNCPEFKVTAVQISRSNGPTDWQERYREQAEQSRRIAEVTEAAE